In Hyphomicrobium denitrificans 1NES1, one DNA window encodes the following:
- a CDS encoding LON peptidase substrate-binding domain-containing protein yields the protein MTLTERYTRPADLPARIPVFPLRGAILLPRATLPLNIFEPRYLEMIDDAMSGARIIGILQPILADDDDQESPLDKAAKLRSVGCAGRVTSYQELDDGRVIITLTGITRFESIGEAETDKPYRIMSVSYDRFASDLTEGLGEEFVDRKNLLRVLKTYLEVNRLKTDWTTIQRASNEFLINALSVMCPYGPEEKQALLEAKDLRSRAEVLVALAEIDLASNGSSGSTLQ from the coding sequence TTGACGCTTACCGAACGTTACACGCGGCCGGCCGATTTGCCAGCGAGGATTCCGGTCTTTCCGCTTCGCGGCGCCATACTGCTGCCACGCGCCACCTTGCCGCTCAATATCTTCGAACCTCGTTATCTGGAAATGATCGATGACGCGATGTCGGGCGCGCGCATCATCGGCATTCTGCAACCTATTCTCGCGGATGACGATGATCAGGAAAGCCCCCTCGATAAGGCCGCGAAATTGCGCTCCGTCGGTTGCGCGGGCCGGGTAACCTCATACCAGGAACTCGATGATGGGCGGGTGATCATCACGTTGACCGGCATCACGCGTTTCGAATCCATCGGCGAAGCCGAAACGGACAAGCCGTATCGCATTATGAGCGTCAGCTACGACCGGTTTGCGAGCGATTTGACGGAAGGGCTTGGAGAAGAGTTTGTCGATCGGAAGAATTTGCTGCGTGTGCTGAAGACTTATCTCGAGGTCAACCGACTCAAGACCGACTGGACAACGATCCAGCGTGCATCGAACGAATTTCTTATTAACGCGCTATCGGTCATGTGTCCTTACGGACCGGAAGAGAAACAAGCTCTGCTCGAAGCGAAAGATCTTAGATCACGCGCCGAAGTCCTGGTGGCGCTCGCGGAAATCGATCTGGCATCGAACGGCAGCAGCGGTTCGACGCTGCAATAG
- a CDS encoding Trm112 family protein: MVTDIENEDEQTSAVDPKLLELLVCPLTKTRLIYDASARELISMAAGLAFPIRNGVPLMIEDAARPLTDDDFKAR; encoded by the coding sequence GTGGTCACGGACATAGAAAACGAAGACGAGCAAACGAGTGCAGTCGATCCGAAGCTGCTTGAACTGCTTGTCTGTCCGCTGACCAAGACGCGGTTAATCTACGATGCATCGGCGCGCGAGTTGATCAGCATGGCGGCTGGTCTGGCTTTTCCGATCCGCAACGGCGTTCCATTGATGATAGAGGATGCCGCACGTCCTTTGACGGACGATGATTTCAAAGCACGTTAG
- a CDS encoding PAS domain-containing hybrid sensor histidine kinase/response regulator, producing MALVLASSGFVLAVFGVILEWLTLHSGMPGIAVGIVLLSLGSLFSLAQTGRTAHTIVYPKNDIYSHEAAGLEDVKDAHWEFADRALHYRELLDVQRDFVIRRSADGRLVFANRAFCDAFGVRSEALLGSTFEPPVLIEDEWPEPSAYDRRVVQLLRTQKGKRWIAWDVQEIKDEEGRIEFQSVGRDITVERGVERELKEARNQAETASRAKSRFLASMSHEIRTPMNGILGMISLMRDTQLDAEQRTCARIVEDSTRALLNLIDDILDFSKIEAGKLDLASRAFSLKACVAQAMQLLAPSAAAKRLSFTSTVTNDVPEWVQGDEMRVRQIVLNLLSNAIKFTEKGGIGVCLSLVDENRNSDGRCAVAIKVTDTGVGFPAEFMAHLFDEFEQSAATMVRHPGGTGLGLAISKRLAHAMGGDIFAESNPEQGASFTVVLRFHVAERPESYSPIVPAPRLPLACNDSLAMDISAACSVGGSFNVLIAEDNPINALLARKIVARAGGTSTIVGDGRLAIAAAWEMLQRRQPAFDLILMDVLMPGVDGLTAARSIKELFDERKHSGLVCPPIVALTANAFAEDRERCYAAGMDDYLAKPFEARQLHEVLLRWMPQRVENASPAA from the coding sequence GTGGCGTTGGTGTTAGCGTCGTCGGGCTTCGTGCTGGCGGTCTTCGGCGTCATTCTCGAATGGCTGACACTACATTCCGGTATGCCTGGTATTGCCGTAGGCATCGTTCTCCTTTCGCTTGGTTCATTGTTCAGCTTGGCCCAGACAGGTCGCACGGCGCACACGATCGTCTACCCCAAGAACGATATCTATAGTCATGAAGCAGCGGGCCTCGAAGACGTCAAAGATGCCCATTGGGAGTTTGCGGATCGCGCGTTGCACTACCGCGAGCTTCTCGATGTTCAGCGGGATTTCGTTATCCGGCGTTCGGCCGATGGCCGCCTTGTTTTCGCGAACCGTGCATTTTGCGATGCGTTCGGCGTTCGCAGCGAAGCCTTGCTTGGGTCGACATTCGAGCCGCCCGTTCTTATAGAGGATGAATGGCCGGAGCCTTCAGCTTACGATCGCAGGGTCGTCCAACTGTTGCGAACGCAAAAGGGAAAACGCTGGATCGCCTGGGATGTCCAGGAGATCAAAGACGAAGAAGGCAGGATCGAATTTCAGAGCGTCGGACGCGACATCACTGTCGAGCGGGGAGTAGAGCGCGAGCTGAAGGAAGCGCGCAATCAAGCCGAAACGGCGAGCCGCGCCAAGTCCCGATTCCTTGCGTCCATGAGCCATGAAATCCGGACGCCGATGAACGGCATCCTTGGAATGATCAGCCTCATGCGCGATACACAACTCGATGCCGAGCAACGGACATGTGCGCGCATCGTTGAAGATTCCACCCGAGCGTTACTCAATCTTATCGACGATATTCTTGATTTTTCAAAAATCGAGGCGGGTAAACTCGATCTTGCGAGCCGGGCATTCTCGCTTAAAGCCTGTGTCGCGCAGGCGATGCAGCTATTGGCGCCGAGTGCTGCCGCAAAGCGTCTATCGTTTACCTCGACCGTCACGAACGATGTGCCGGAGTGGGTGCAAGGCGATGAAATGCGTGTCCGTCAGATTGTGCTCAATCTGCTGTCGAATGCCATCAAGTTTACCGAAAAGGGCGGCATCGGTGTCTGTCTGTCGCTCGTGGACGAGAACCGCAATTCGGATGGCCGATGCGCAGTTGCAATCAAAGTGACGGATACCGGCGTCGGATTTCCGGCAGAGTTCATGGCGCACCTGTTCGACGAGTTCGAGCAGAGCGCTGCGACAATGGTCCGTCATCCGGGAGGAACCGGGCTCGGGCTCGCGATCTCCAAGCGGCTTGCGCATGCGATGGGCGGCGATATTTTTGCCGAATCCAATCCGGAGCAAGGCGCGTCGTTCACGGTGGTCCTCCGTTTCCATGTTGCGGAGAGACCTGAATCTTATAGCCCGATCGTGCCGGCGCCGAGACTGCCTCTCGCTTGCAACGACAGCTTGGCAATGGACATATCGGCCGCCTGCAGTGTTGGAGGCAGCTTCAACGTTCTCATTGCCGAAGACAATCCGATCAATGCGCTGCTCGCTCGAAAGATCGTTGCGCGCGCCGGCGGTACTTCGACCATCGTTGGGGATGGCCGCCTTGCGATTGCGGCGGCGTGGGAGATGCTTCAGCGTCGCCAACCTGCCTTCGATCTCATTCTGATGGATGTTTTGATGCCGGGGGTCGATGGCCTGACGGCGGCGAGGTCGATCAAGGAGCTTTTTGACGAGCGCAAGCATTCCGGGCTTGTTTGCCCGCCTATCGTCGCGTTGACGGCCAATGCTTTTGCGGAAGATCGCGAGCGATGCTACGCGGCCGGGATGGACGATTACCTCGCAAAGCCCTTTGAAGCCCGTCAGCTTCACGAGGTGCTGTTGCGCTGGATGCCGCAACGGGTGGAGAATGCGTCCCCTGCGGCCTAG
- a CDS encoding GNAT family N-acetyltransferase: MWQPIAAREKRRAGLPVKILAGLGTLEALKGSSRGLNVFSRNIEPKIYGRVGNLEVRLARTWSEIKLAQRLRYQVFYEEMSATPTRLAQFRRRDEDAYDAICDHLLVIDLDQTKPARGGRPERPKVVGTYRILRQDVAERGPGFYSASEYDISVLLNTRSRTHRFMELGRSCVLAPYRSKRSVELLWHGLWTYVRENRIDVMIGCASFEGTDLKEHEVALSYLHHRALAPKEWRCRAREDLYVSMDRLPLGAIDTKAALRAMPPLIKAYLRLGAYVGDGAVIDRQFGTTDVLIIMPVENIDPRYFEHYGTPAETKSRIAADA, from the coding sequence ATGTGGCAGCCGATTGCGGCCCGCGAGAAGCGGCGCGCTGGATTGCCGGTCAAAATTCTGGCGGGGCTCGGAACACTCGAGGCGCTTAAAGGTTCGTCGCGAGGTCTCAACGTCTTTTCGCGCAACATCGAACCCAAAATTTACGGCCGCGTTGGAAATCTCGAAGTTCGCTTGGCGCGGACCTGGTCGGAAATCAAGCTCGCTCAGCGGCTGCGCTATCAGGTCTTTTACGAAGAAATGTCGGCTACTCCGACGCGGCTCGCGCAATTCCGCCGCCGTGACGAAGATGCCTACGATGCCATTTGCGATCATCTGCTGGTCATCGATCTCGATCAGACGAAGCCGGCGCGTGGCGGCCGCCCGGAGCGCCCCAAGGTCGTCGGCACGTACAGAATTCTTCGCCAGGATGTCGCTGAGCGGGGACCTGGATTTTACTCCGCGAGCGAATACGACATTTCCGTTCTGCTCAACACTAGGTCGCGGACTCACCGCTTCATGGAGCTTGGCCGGTCTTGCGTGCTCGCGCCTTACCGCAGCAAACGTTCCGTCGAGCTTCTTTGGCACGGCCTCTGGACGTATGTGCGAGAGAATCGCATCGACGTGATGATTGGATGTGCGAGCTTTGAGGGTACCGACCTCAAAGAGCACGAGGTGGCGCTCAGTTATCTGCACCACCGCGCACTAGCGCCAAAGGAGTGGCGTTGCCGGGCGCGAGAAGATCTCTATGTTTCGATGGATCGCTTGCCTTTAGGTGCCATCGATACGAAGGCTGCGTTGAGAGCCATGCCACCGCTGATCAAAGCCTATCTGCGCCTCGGCGCCTACGTCGGAGACGGGGCGGTGATCGACCGGCAATTCGGCACGACGGACGTGCTGATCATCATGCCGGTCGAAAATATCGATCCGCGGTATTTCGAGCATTACGGCACGCCGGCCGAGACCAAGAGTCGAATTGCTGCCGACGCTTGA
- the mutS gene encoding DNA mismatch repair protein MutS has product MSKHDVQRRNRHVESDAPSTEKSANSGAGRAVADATPSMAQYLEIKAANPNSLLWYRMGDFYELFFEDAVVASEALSIVLTKRGKHQGQEIPMCGVPVHRADEYLQRLIKQGYRVAVCEQLEDPAEARKRGAKAVVKRDVVRLVTPGTVTEEALLDAKARNYLTAVYCETPHEIGTTDADARLALASLDISTGEFEVGDVAGSDLTGELIRLAAREIIVADGLLGDQNFVRAVEYAGGKVTPIPAAYFNSAAGSRDLKTCLGVADLSGFGAFSTSELAAIGAVLKYVDLTQMGRKPLVNPPRKTAGARLFIDAASRASLELIRAASGEKSSTLLAAMDRTVTGAGARELQARLSSPLTDPAAIEARLDAVAYLVDNRRLLDELRSTLRSAPDLARALPRLGFGRGGPRDLAAVRDAIGVARRATSLIEMSAQPLGLPAELKSVCERLTQVPGDLAEALGSALVDDPPLLRRDGGFVRPGFNGDLDAARTLRDDSRKVMAKHEARYIEETGIKTLRVRHNNILGFFIEVTQLNAKPLLSPPLSDRFRHRQTMANAVRFATAELLDTEGMIASASERALNLEQEIFTDLAERIGAAAAALGAAAAALAELDVFAALAHLALEQGYTRPVIDASMAFEIRGGRHPVVQQALARSGAPAFIENDCILGKDGSEAPAGFENAPDARIWLVTGPNMAGKSTFLRQNALITVMAQMGSYVPARSARIGVVDRLFSRVGASDDLARGRSTFMVEMVETAAILNQASERSLVILDEIGRGTATFDGLSIAWATVEYLHGVTKARALFATHYHELTALARRLNGIANVTMDVTEWHDTIVFLHKVKAGAADRSYGIQVAKLAGLPHAVVARAREVLDRLEKADRRPRTGDDGLGDLPLFSAMRPKSGLNERAPSAVEKMLRAMHPDDLSPKSALEKIYELKALAETEKKTQS; this is encoded by the coding sequence ATGTCGAAACACGACGTGCAACGCCGGAACCGGCACGTTGAATCTGATGCGCCGTCAACGGAAAAAAGCGCGAACTCAGGTGCCGGGCGCGCGGTTGCGGACGCCACGCCATCGATGGCGCAATACCTCGAGATCAAAGCCGCGAACCCGAATAGCCTGCTCTGGTACCGCATGGGCGATTTCTACGAGCTGTTTTTCGAGGACGCCGTCGTCGCATCGGAAGCGCTGTCCATCGTTCTGACGAAGCGCGGTAAGCATCAGGGCCAGGAAATTCCGATGTGCGGCGTGCCCGTCCATCGCGCCGATGAATACCTGCAGAGGCTCATCAAGCAGGGGTACCGGGTCGCGGTATGCGAGCAGCTTGAAGATCCTGCGGAAGCGCGCAAACGCGGCGCCAAGGCCGTCGTCAAGCGGGACGTCGTTCGGCTCGTGACGCCCGGCACCGTGACGGAAGAGGCCCTTCTCGACGCCAAGGCGCGCAACTATCTGACGGCAGTGTACTGCGAAACGCCACATGAGATCGGAACGACCGATGCCGACGCGCGTCTGGCTCTTGCTTCGCTCGACATTTCGACAGGCGAGTTCGAGGTCGGCGACGTTGCAGGCTCCGATCTCACAGGGGAACTGATCCGGCTGGCAGCCCGCGAGATTATCGTCGCGGATGGCTTGCTGGGCGATCAAAACTTCGTTCGGGCAGTCGAATATGCGGGCGGCAAAGTGACGCCGATCCCGGCTGCCTATTTCAATTCTGCGGCTGGCAGCCGCGATCTGAAGACGTGTCTCGGAGTCGCAGATCTTTCGGGATTCGGTGCGTTTTCGACGTCCGAGCTAGCGGCTATCGGCGCGGTTCTGAAATACGTCGACCTCACGCAGATGGGGCGGAAGCCGCTCGTCAATCCGCCGCGTAAAACTGCTGGGGCGCGGCTTTTCATTGATGCGGCAAGCCGGGCCAGCCTCGAGCTCATCAGAGCCGCGTCGGGCGAGAAATCCTCGACACTGCTCGCTGCGATGGATCGTACGGTGACGGGTGCCGGCGCACGCGAACTGCAGGCACGGCTGTCGAGCCCGTTGACCGATCCGGCTGCTATCGAGGCGCGGCTCGATGCTGTCGCCTATCTCGTCGACAATCGTCGCCTTTTAGACGAACTCCGATCGACGCTTCGCTCAGCGCCGGATTTAGCACGTGCACTTCCCCGCCTCGGATTTGGGCGCGGTGGTCCGCGAGATCTTGCTGCCGTGCGAGACGCGATCGGTGTTGCGCGTCGTGCAACGTCGCTCATCGAGATGTCGGCGCAGCCTTTGGGTTTGCCCGCCGAACTCAAGTCCGTTTGCGAGCGGCTGACGCAGGTTCCGGGGGATCTCGCAGAAGCTTTGGGTTCGGCGCTCGTCGACGATCCGCCGCTGCTTCGCCGCGATGGCGGATTCGTGCGGCCCGGATTCAACGGCGATCTCGATGCGGCTCGCACTTTGCGCGACGATAGCCGCAAAGTAATGGCCAAGCACGAAGCGCGCTATATCGAGGAAACGGGAATTAAGACGCTTCGCGTCCGCCATAACAATATCCTCGGTTTTTTCATCGAGGTGACGCAGCTCAACGCGAAGCCGCTGCTGTCGCCACCGCTGAGCGATAGGTTCCGGCATCGGCAGACGATGGCGAACGCGGTGCGCTTCGCGACGGCTGAGCTTCTCGATACCGAAGGGATGATCGCTTCGGCAAGCGAGCGTGCGCTCAATCTCGAACAGGAGATCTTTACCGATCTTGCCGAGCGCATCGGCGCTGCGGCTGCAGCTTTGGGCGCAGCTGCGGCTGCGCTTGCCGAACTCGATGTCTTTGCTGCGCTGGCGCATCTTGCACTTGAGCAAGGTTATACTCGGCCGGTGATTGACGCGAGCATGGCATTCGAAATCAGGGGCGGGCGCCATCCCGTCGTGCAGCAGGCGCTTGCGAGAAGCGGTGCGCCTGCGTTCATCGAGAACGATTGCATCCTCGGCAAGGACGGTAGCGAAGCACCGGCAGGCTTCGAGAACGCGCCTGACGCGCGCATATGGCTCGTCACGGGGCCGAATATGGCCGGCAAATCGACATTTCTTCGGCAAAATGCGCTGATCACTGTGATGGCGCAGATGGGATCTTACGTCCCGGCGAGGTCTGCCCGTATCGGCGTCGTGGACCGGCTTTTTTCACGCGTCGGTGCTTCCGACGATCTGGCGCGCGGCCGCTCGACGTTCATGGTCGAGATGGTCGAAACGGCGGCGATTCTGAATCAGGCGAGCGAGCGCTCGCTCGTCATTCTCGATGAGATCGGGCGTGGGACTGCGACGTTCGATGGATTGTCGATTGCGTGGGCAACAGTCGAATATCTACATGGCGTCACGAAAGCGCGCGCACTGTTTGCAACTCATTATCACGAGCTGACGGCGCTCGCGCGCAGGCTTAACGGTATCGCCAACGTGACGATGGACGTTACCGAGTGGCATGACACGATTGTCTTTCTACATAAGGTTAAAGCCGGTGCCGCGGATCGATCTTACGGCATTCAGGTCGCCAAGCTTGCAGGGCTACCACACGCCGTCGTTGCCCGGGCGCGGGAAGTCCTCGATCGCCTCGAGAAGGCAGACCGGCGTCCACGCACCGGCGACGATGGGCTCGGAGACCTGCCGCTTTTCTCGGCGATGCGTCCAAAAAGCGGACTTAACGAGCGTGCACCTTCCGCCGTTGAAAAGATGCTGCGCGCCATGCATCCTGACGATCTGTCGCCGAAATCGGCGCTTGAGAAAATCTATGAATTGAAGGCGCTGGCTGAAACCGAAAAGAAGACGCAGTCTTGA